The sequence AAGAAGCTTACAGCACTACAGCACTAAAGTCATCAGGTTCATTTAAATTAAAGCAAGCGGCATTAGCTAGCGGTGTGTCCCATGCTGTGTCTGAAATCACGCACTTCTACACTTACACTTACTTTTTTGAGTGCACTTTGCGCGAAAACGGAGAGTGTGCCAAAAACGCAGTGCACTGGAAGTACCTCGGTGGCGCACTCAAAAACTATCTAAAACTTGTTGGGCGAATTATGGAAATgatgaagcaaaaaaaaaaataccacaGAATAAGAACCATCAAACTGCAAACTAATTTCCGGTATAGGTGCACGAAGCCTGTTTTGACAGCGCACTGTACAAATGAGAGCACTGCGCCTATAAGTAAGTGTACTGTAGGGATAATGAAGTGCACTCAATGTAAGTGCGCGATTTCAGACACAGCACCAGCCTTGTTAGCTTGCAGCGTTAGCTAGTGGTGTAAACTAGCTAGCGGCTCTCCTCACCGTAGGTAAAACTGAAGGTGCTCTCAGGTTCTGGCGTGCTGAGCTCCATCCGGGTCGGTTCGTCGGCGTCGGCGTCGACGGCGCTTGTGAACACGCCCCCGAACACCTTCTCGTCGAGCCACGTCTGACACGTCTCCGTCACGCCGCTGAGCAGGCTAGCTAGCGAGCGCCGGGAGCGCCGTTTACGCCGGAACACTctagagagagacgagggaagGCCGGCTATTGGTACAGCACTGGCACATTTTCATTATACATtgatttagcagacacttttatccaaggcgacttacaataagtacatttgtcaggagaaagagaaacagcaaTATATCAGGGTcggaacagtaaggatgttcatagaaccaagtgccaagcactaacaatcgctaggataaccgattccccgtatacaacaaagatagctaggagaaGATGCTTCACATTGCGTTTAGAACGTAAGAAGGTCGTCTCTGAGAGGGGAAGCACGAAGAGTTATCTCCActacttatttaaaaaaaatacatttgatatTCATTGAAGGCAACACACATTAAACTACCAGTTGGTAGCAGATCCTTTAATTCCAGGCTACCACGACAAAGAAATATACAAATAGGGGAACAAATAGGTGTTTAGATTTGACCGTAACTGCCAGTAGAGATGGCAAAGGGTGTCTGAAATGTCCCAATCATAAATCAATTTGTTGATGGAAACCAGATCTTTCTTATTAACACAACTGGTTTGAATAGTCAAGTATTTCCAACATATGTGTCAGCATTTAATGACAACAGCTTGGCAAACCCTGATGCTGAGGAacttaaaaatgtaaacaatgcaTCTCCTAGCAACACAAGCCGATGACATAACCCACTGGCTCccggaacacgcacacacacacacaaacacacacagacagacacacacacacacacacacacacactaacaggtTAGTGGGCCTCCAGGGGGCGGTGACCTCATCAGCGCGCTCCGTCAGATGTCCTCCGACGGAGCGCTTTACCAGGTGTTTACAGAGTTACCTAACCCGCTGCACAACACTACGGCGTCTGTCCCCCGGGCTTCGTGACATGAAGTCATTTGTGCGTCAGTGTGGCGCCCAGCCTGCTCATAACATATTTAACGCAAGGAAATCTTCCACTGGTTTCCACCAGTAGAAGACTGTGGTTGTACCGGGAAGCTCCCAGAGTCCACCAGTAGAAGACTGTGGTTGTGCTGAGTGCTACTGGGCACTGGGTCCGTATTGGGACGGGGCCGGCTCTTAGAGGTTCCTCACCTGACCAGGTTCTCCTTGTAGGACACGTTGGTcttggagggggtgagggagatgTTGCCCTGGTCGTCCCAGACCACGCTGTCCTCCCCCAGGACGTAGTAGCCGTTGGTGAGCAGGCGGCGGGAGCGGCGGCAGGAGCAGGGGGAGCCGCCCGCCGGGTTGGAGGAgtagcaggagaaggaggagtcgTCGGAGAGGAGCGACAGGTCCAGGCTGCAGGGGGAGCAGGCGGAGCATCGTTAGGCCAGGCGGGCGATAGGTGGGGGGGGCTCCACGTCGATGTGTTCGCTGTAGGGTGTgttctatgtgtgcgtgtgcttgcgtgtgtgtgtgtgcaggaagaAGAACAACACTGTACCTCTGAAATGATTGGTCGGCCTGCGAGGGCCGCTGTTTGATTGGAGAACCTGGAGAGAGTTGGCGAGAAGAGTTcaccaggaagtaaacaagagttcaccaggaagtaaacaagagttcaccaggaagtaaacaagAGTTCAACATTAAGTACTCCTAATAAAATCGTCTGATATCGATCgggctctagtgtgtgtgtgtgtgtgtgtgtgtgtgtgtgtgtgtgtgtgtgtgtgttgttggctctggtgtgtgttggtCGTACTGGTGACGGCCCTGGAGAAGAACAGAGCCATGGCGTTCGAGAGCGGGtgatgaaagggaggaggaccacttcttcttcttcttctctgtctgcagaggaggagaaacaaaCAACATTAGAGACCTCCAGACTCCCAGCCAGAGAATAAGAAAAGGTGACTGCTaaagcagctgctgctggaacTCCAAACACCAAGAAGGCTTCCAaacgctagctagctagctcgtTGCTACGTAGCTGTGGCTGGAACTCCGCCAACAGTAAGGCTTCCAACCGTTTAGCTAGAAAGTAACACCTTCACACTCCGAATACCAGACATAAACATTGTATGTTGTGTCAGTTTGTAGCaacagagaaaagagagagagagagagagagagagagagagagagagagagagagagagagagagagagagagagagagagagagagagagagagagagagagagagagagagagagagagagaggggacagagagataatCTTTAGTATACAACATCTCAATCAAAGTGCCAACATAGTTGTTTCTTCTGTGTCCTGATTAGAGATTATGGATTATATTGAAAAGTAGGTCTCTCTTTCCTAACCTACCAGATTAGCCCCTGTGTTGACAGCCTTAGAGTGGTCTGCTTCCCACTGAACCAGTCCAGCCACCAGAAACTAACTGGTAAGGCTGGAAGAGACACAGAGGCCCAACTTATTCCTACTAAAGAGAAAAGGTTTGGTGTATTTTATATCCACATGCTGTCATGGCAATGGATCCATAAATCCCTCTGGGGCTCAACTAATAacctattttattgtattcttTTATGATCATAAAAACGGTAAACTCTGTTTCACTGGAGCCAGATTTTTCTAACGGGCGCGATGGGAAAGATCCTGGGGAGAAATTCCGGAGAGGGAAGGGAAAACAAGCGTGATGTCAGACGTCCTGTTAACCCCGTCCTGCCCTGGACACTTCACACACTATGGATCAATGTTTCATATGTTATAACAACGTTCATATAATATTCATTTATAAAGCCATGCTAGGACTGTCGTCTAACAGCCTGCCGTCTGACTGTTCAAACACATGTCCAGCCAAAGACCCAACAGCCTTTGCTATGTagacgtgtctgtgtgcgtgattgcgtgtgtgtcagagggcgtgtgcatgtgtgtctctgtcagtgtcagtgtgtgtgtgtgtggggggggggggggtgcatgtgtgtgtgtgtgtgtgtgtgtcgagggaCTAAAACAGAGACTTCAGTGTTCGGAGAGGACGTTTGTCTCCCTTTGTCCCGCTTTCTcgccctcacctccctctccccctctctcccctccctctcaaatgttttcatttgaatTGCAACTTCATCCATAACCCCTccgaccacagacacacacacacacacacacacacacacacacacacacacacacacacacacacacacacacacacacacacacacacacacacaggtcagcctaagtactgtactgtactctgcCTCTCACACACCAGCAGCAATGATGGGGGCATTGCCATGCCAACAAGGCCCATCATATCAAACGCTGgtatgcgcgcgcgcgtgtgtgtgtgtgtgtgtgtgtgtgtgtgtgtgtgtgtgtgtgtgtgtgtgtgtgtacggcctTCGGGGCCCCAACTCAGAATAGAACAGATGATGATAACGAAAAAAACGACCGAGCATGTGACTCTTCAGAGGAGATGACCTAATAACATGACCGACACAACTGCCTCTACGACCAGAATGTTCCAAGAGTCAAAGCCTTACTTTTggatttaaaacaatattataatGGTTTATACAGATTGGTTTATTATTGAAGTCACTGATTGTGATTGATCACGTGACACTGGTCACAATGTGCTGTAGTTTGAGAAACATGTTGTGGCTTGTTCTCAGACTCACTAGAAACAAGTCGCAAACCTCACAATCGCGCCAGGCTCCTGCGGAAGTAACCGAGACGTCATGCTTTATCTTCTCTCTGCAGCCTTTAGCTGAGGAACTGTGGTTACAACTGGATAACGTCATTTTTCAGTTattaaatatacacacagaatGTGATCCAATATATGTACATCTGAATGTAGCATCGGCCCTGCCGCTATAATTAGCTAATATTTAGATAATGAAAGATATGGTCCTAAAAATCCTGAAATCTATAAGAAAAATATTCATGCATTTATGATGcatcataataaataaaagccaCTGGACAAATATTAGGAatgatttaaataaaacaaaacatgcaaTGAGGATTTGCGTTTACTGGGGTTGTTTGTGATAGCCTTTCTCGACACCATCCTAGCATACGGCAGGTGATGATGTTGGAGGAAGACGCGCTGCAGGAAGAGGGGCGCGGGGCAAACCATTCGTCTGCACCCCCATCTCCCCGCTGTCATCACCCCAAACcattcctctccatctccatctcacCGGTACCCCGAAATATCAGAACTATATCCTGCATATACCACAGCGTCTACATCCACCAGCAACATGGATGGGACCAATCCTAATCAATTAAAATACCACATCACACGCACCAAAGTGAGTGCAATGGACTGTTCCACTTTGCACGCAAAGACAATGCCCCGACGCTGAAGTAACTGTAAAGTGAAAATGaaccattttatttattttaaacttcACAAACAAAACCACTAGTCGACATTCACCCAATAATAAATCCACGCCCCCAAACTATGCATTGTATTCCACGCCTTAAAATAACAATCTGCGCTTACTGATCCTTATAAAAccaagcagagggagaggaagctCTGAGCGCCTCACCGTCACCGCGTCGCCCTCTCCGAGTCTCCGGGAAACCAAAGCTCCGACTTTTAATAAACTCGATGTACTTTAACGGTAGGTCCTTCCTCTGATGTAGGCTACTTTGTGTTTTGACAGATCAGGGGAACAGAGGACTCGATGTGCCCGACAGCCCCGCCCACAAGGGAAATACCAGAGCCAGGGTGGGCGGGCCGAGATACCCTGCTCGACCACCAGACccggggtgggcggggccaagaGACCCTGCTCCACTACCAGACCCGGAGTGGGCGGGGCCCGGAGACCCCGCTGCACCTCGTCACGTGGTGCAGGGGCCACAGCTGAGAGTTGACGTCATACACTCGATTAGTTTCGTTATATTGTTGACGAAAGTCAATGTCCGCGATAGATTCCGGGCTGGTGTCTCAGTCTTATCAGGGAGGGTAGACTGGACTTTAAAAGTTTAACTCACTAAAATCCCTACTTAACCGTTGGAAAGCCTGACATCTGCCGGCCACATATTTACATTCATGCACCAGCCGTGTTTTTCAACtgaacacacattaacacttcATGTACAACCTTTTATTAGGTATCAAAATAAGTGTAATATTATAAAAAACCcttaatataaaaataacaagaaaaaataagataaaataaaaaatatatatatgctcctattcacacaccgacatcCGTCATGACTCATGTCTGAAGATAAGAAAAACTAATTGAGACCAACAGGGTAAGAACGGTTTCTTACCCTGTTTACAAACAACAGCGGCCATTTTGAGGAACTTGTATTTGTGATAATCAAGTTTTTCCACCGTCCGTTACACGTCTTTGGGCCAAAAGCGGACCGATAAACAAACACTTCtgtacaaacaaacagaaaacgaACAACCATGAGGGAAACAAAGATCTGATTCTGGCCAGTTGGCTGTTTTCAGCtctagggtggaggaggtggaggtcgtcAGCCATAGGGCTGCAGGGTGTAGGTGACGGTCGTCTGTAGGGTGGAGGTCgtctgtagggtggaggaggtggaggtcgtctgtaggctggaggaggtggaggtctcagCCATAGGGCTGCAggctgtagggtggaggaggtggaggtcgtctgtagggtggaggaggtggaggtcgtctgtaggctggaggaggtggaggtctcagCCATAGGGCTGCAGGCTGTAGGGTGTAGGGTGTAGGTCGTCTGTAGGGTGGAGGTCGTCAGCCGTAGGGCTGCAggctgtagggtggaggaggtgtaggtCGTCTGTAGGGTGGAGGTCGTCAGCCGTAGGGCTGCAGGCTGTAGGGTGGAGCAGATGGAGGTCgtctgtagggtggaggaggtgtaggtagtctgtagggtggaggaggtggaggtctcagCCATAGGGCTGCAGGCtgtagggtggaggtctgtaggGTGTAGGTCGTCGGtagggtagaggaggtggaggtctcagCCATAGGGCTGCAGGCtgtagggtggaggtctgtaggGTGTAGGTCgtctgtagggtggaggaggtggatgtcTCAGCCATAGGGCTGCAGGCtgtagggtggaggtctgtaggGTGTAGGTCgtctgtagggtggaggaggtggaggtcgtctgtagggtggaggaggtggaggtcctcAGCCGTAGGGCTGCAGGCTGTAGGGTGTAGgtctgtagggtggaggaggtggaggtctcagCCGTAGGGATGCAGGCTGTAGGGTGGAGGTCGTCTgttgggtggagggtggaggtcgtctgtagggtggaggaggtggcggtcCTCAGCCGTAGGGCTGCAGGCTGTAGGGTGTAGgtctgtagggtggaggaggtggaggtcctcAGCTGTAGGGCTGCAGGCTGCAGGGTGTAGgtctgtagggtggaggaggtggaggtcctcAGCCGTAGGGCTGCAGGCCGGCCTCCGGCGGGGCGGTGGCGTGCATGTCGCGGGTCATGTTGTTCTTCTCCCTCAGCTTGGCCTGCAGCAGCGTGTGCTCCACCACGCCGATGCGGACGTCCATCTGCACCACCTCCTGACGGAGCTTGGTCAGACTCTGCTTGATCTTCACCACCGGAGCTGGACAACACAGCAGGGAGGAAGGGGTTAGCCGGAGacgattgggggggggggggtcggggaggTTCTGTTGCCCGCGGCGACCGGGGTCAACACAGTGACTAGTGAGACTCGTTACCAGACTAGTAAGGCTAGTTAGGCTCAGCCCTGCGGTCATTTTGCCTGTTTCCACCAGGGCCTGAggaaggatgtgtgtgtctgaggggggAGGTTCTACTCTGGTCAGAACTAGTGGTGCCGAGATGACGCCTCATGAAACGCCAAAGCCTCGCAGCCAGTGGTTCGAcctcgaagcttcaaatgagtacgctagggacacctagtggtgaaggaaattatgatgaaagaaagagtttcctgtgatgatgtgatgtttgcttcgtacaacatcaaaacatttgaggattaaagtcatttcagtgatacgTGTGAGGGTGCCGTTCATAAATATCTCCCGGGCTCATggtagaaaataaatcatttgacAAAGATTTTAGGTCATCCCGGGCAAAATAgaagggctgaatccgaatactcatacttgactgctatatagtatgcattttgtagtacgccacaaatatagcgcgtccgaatgctcagtacgcattgtgtagcacggaaaacgtttccgaatgcgtactaccgccacagtatacaacggtaggacACTACGCTATCCCCACAATGCAACCAGAGTCTgttaacgaacgaagaagagatggctgacccgacaccaccaacaacaGCGGCTCCCGCAAATTTCGAAATATCGAAATGTAAGTACAAGTATTAAATGTTTCTTTCATTTCATAACATTTtcaatttaatagcaacgatgacaagacggaaaacaggtaacttatcaaggtcattttgccggcatctgaggggagatacgtcatctccaaacatccggtagagtttcggcgatgttcggaagtgttcagaggcgttctacgcatagctgtaggccgtactacactgtcaagggtagtacggtcaagtagtagacactgaacagaaatattatGTACTAAGTATCCGGATGCAGCCAATGTCTTATCGACTACAGTAGCctactaataattgtaataatagaaCCGCATGATGACTTAGAACGAGTGTGATTAATTACATAGCCATTCAAGAAATCTTGGAACTGGGTAGAGTCTCCTTTTTGTAAAAATGGGCCAATTGTGAACCCATATCGCGGAACAGCCCGAGATGAAGCCTCGAACGCCACACGCTACGTCATTGTGTGGATCCTACTCGATacggagcttcgctggggggaggagccgaggtactGGACAGacgccccgatgcctcgacgcaaaccATCACATCACTAGTCAGAACGCGCCGAGACACTGACCTCCGTCAGACATGCTGCtgcccttctcctccatctcctgcttcacctcctccaactcctcgctcacctgcgcacgcacacacacacacacacacacacacacacacacacacacacacacacacacacacacacacacacacacacacacacacacacacacatcaataataAACCCACCATTT is a genomic window of Gadus morhua chromosome 8, gadMor3.0, whole genome shotgun sequence containing:
- the tmem71 gene encoding transmembrane protein 71: MALFFSRAVTSSPIKQRPSQADQSFQSLDLSLLSDDSSFSCYSSNPAGGSPCSCRRSRRLLTNGYYVLGEDSVVWDDQGNISLTPSKTNVSYKENLVRVFRRKRRSRRSLASLLSGVTETCQTWLDEKVFGGVFTSAVDADADEPTRMELSTPEPESTFSFTYDHSEIISPPQKEAPPPRILFQEEICTETCHSHEQFTQSLGGLSEVRPTPLVFHSNSCCSSPERQTGSSTMKSLLSFLFTFFICASLLSWSLLWAAASAALITILAFMLFSKTGPMGGWRTAKTEDITSKNE